TTTGTTTTACCTATCGGGACGCCAGAACAAGCTAAAGAATATGTTACGCGCATTGATAAATTAATTTTAGCAGGCGGGCAAGATGTTTCACCCAAATTTTATAAACAACAAGCGACAGTCCAAGGACACTATTCTGAGGCACGTGATCGTTTTGAATTAGCGCTTTTAGATGAAGCCTTATTACAACAAAAACCAGTTTTTGCGGTTTGTCGTGGAATGCAATTAATGAACGTTTTTTTCGGAGGAGATCTAAGACAAGAATTACAGTCTTTTACTGATATTTTACATATGCAAGAACCTATACCTAGGGAGCAGCCTACCCATGAATTAATTACCAAAAATGATAGTTTTTTATACCAAATTTATGGATATAGAGCACATGTCAATTCGTTTCATAATCAAG
This region of Tetragenococcus osmophilus genomic DNA includes:
- a CDS encoding gamma-glutamyl-gamma-aminobutyrate hydrolase family protein, with translation MKPQLIGVAANEALDPGETMHHLPISYTPDGYVKAIQKAGGLPFVLPIGTPEQAKEYVTRIDKLILAGGQDVSPKFYKQQATVQGHYSEARDRFELALLDEALLQQKPVFAVCRGMQLMNVFFGGDLRQELQSFTDILHMQEPIPREQPTHELITKNDSFLYQIYGYRAHVNSFHNQALNQVSSHLYETAFCPDGVIEAVENQERHLLGVQWHPDFAYAAQPNEMAVFDYVVKKL